DNA from Chloroflexota bacterium:
TACAAAGAGTAGGTATCAGGCGCGTCGGTGAAGGAGCGGTGGAGTTTGTTTAGAATGGAGGTTTTGCCAATCTTCCGTCCACCTACAATGGCAAAGTTGTTGTCTTTGATCATGCGCGTGATGGTTTTTAATTCATAGTCTCGACCGAAGAACATGTTTTCAGGCACAGGTCCCGATATCACATAAGGTGATACAACCGTCAGATCTATCTGAGCAAGCAAGATACGGATAAATCTCTTCTCTGGATTCTTGGCCACGAAGATGCGATACAAGTCATCAAAATCCATCACGATAAAATCATGGGCTGTGCCGCGGGTCAACTTCTTGAAGAGCGCCTTAGTTGTGGTCAATTCTTGTCCAGTGCCGCTGTCTGGAAGCACAAGCAAGGCGAGATAACTGGATATGTTGAGGATACCTAACAAATCATGCAGATCATGGATATCCTGCTCGGTGAGACTGGGCTTTTGCAGGAAGATGATGGGGAACATGGGAGGCATCTTCAGACGCAAAGCTGGTGCCTTGATGACATAGGCATGAAAGTCTTTGTAAGAACGGGTTTCCAGAAGGGTGAATCCGAGCAACTGACAAAGTTGATCGGTGATGCGCGAGACCATAGGCTTGAAGGCAATTGCACTCTTCGTTCTCTTTTGTGCTGCGCGCCAGTTACGCAAAAAGTTTCCCACCTGCATGGCATTGGTTGGCTCTAGCACAGGTGGATTTAAGCGCAGCACTAGGTTATCATCCCCATGTTCCTGCATATATTGTTGCATGGCGCGAAGCTTAAAGATGCCTGGCACATGGGTCAGCGCTTCCATGTTGACCACATTTTTGTCTCGTAAGACACGTTCAATCTCTTCTCGCCATAAAGGCCAGTTGCGTTCGAAAAGCTGGTCTTGCGCTTGCCGCGAAGACTGAATATGCCACTGAACCGTGAGCAGGATCAGAGCGAGGGCTGCTGTACCCATCATCCCTGCCACAACAAGGCGCCAGATGGCAGGGCTCAGGCCTTTATCTACACTGCTGTAGATGCCATTGTTCTTGATGCTGGCGTATAAATAGGAACGCTTGGCATCTACGAGCAGTGCCAATACGTTGGCACGGGCTGGTAGGCCTTCGTTAATGGCGCACCAATTAAAGCCCCCATCGTCACTGCGGAATATGCCCCCATCCGTACTAGCATATAAAATGCGCGGTTTACCACGGTAGGGGTTGAGCGCAAGAGCTTGGATCTTGATATTCGTCGGCAAAGATCCTCTGCCAATGGCAGTCCAAGTGTTCCCCCCGTCTATCGAGCAGTAAACTTCACCAATACCGGTAGCCGTTGCAACATAGATCACATTCGGGGAACGCTCATCAACTACAATGCTATGCACTTCATCCTGGGCTAGTCTGTTGTGTATTACCTCCCAACGAGAGCTACTAGGCTCAGAAGTGCTAGTTAGTTTTAAACGGTAAAGCCCTTTGCCTGTTCCAGCATAGAGAGTTCCTCCTTCAGTTGGTGCAAGGGCAAGGGTTTGCACATAGAGATTTTCCAATCCATTGTTCGCATTCGTCCAATGGATGCCACCATCCTCGCTGTAGAATACGCCAGCTCCGTTGGTCCCTGCATAAAGTACGCCTGAGGACTGATTCCCATGGAGCTTGGCTGGGCGATGTACTACCAGCGCACTAATTGGCGCATCGCGCGCCAGGCCACCATTCACCAGCCACCAAGTTTGGCCTCCGTCAGCACTGCGATAGATCTCGCTATACCATGTGCCTGCATATAGAGTGTCGGGAAAATCTGGATCCACAGCCAGAGCTAAAACATTAGGACGAGCAAGTCCTCGAGTTACTGAGACCCAGGTGTTGCCATCGTCTGTCGTTTTAAATACATCCAGCCCTGTGAGCGCATAGAAATGTCCTGGACGTTCTGGAACTGCCACCAGAGACAGTACATTGGTGCTGATCAAGCCCTCGTTTCTGGGCTCCCAGTGCTGGCCGCCTGTACCGGTGTAGTACACGCCGCGTCCTGTGCCTGCATAAAGCACCTGAGAATGCAAAGGATGGATAGCCAGTGCCAAGACCAATTCATTGATATTGCCAGTCACTGGTTCCCAGCTTTCACCACTGTTTATGCTTCTCCAGACACCTTGCATGCCCACTGCAGCATATAAAGTGCGCGGATTATTCGGGTCAATTACCAAGGAATGAACGATCATCTCGCCAATCCCCCCGGTGGCAGCCTGCCAAGTCGCTGCACCGTTGTTGCTACGGTAAACGCCAGATTCCGTAGCAGCATAGAGGATGCTCGATACCACAGGATCGATCACTAGGGTCTGTACGCGCAAATTGTCAGGCATGTCAGCGCTAGCTCTTTGCCAATGGATTCCCTGATCCGTGCTTTTGAACACGCCGCTATCCGTGCCTACGTATAGGATGTTCGGAGAGGTGCGATCTATTGCTAATGCCCATATGGTCTCTTCGGGTAGCCCTTCGCTGCTCGCGCTCCATGTATTCCCCGCATCTAGACTTTTGAATACCTGTTTCTCTGTACCTGCATAAATGATCGAGCTGTCCTGGGGGTCTACTACTAAGGAGAAAACCGGGCTATGTGTCAGACCTGAGGTAGCTGGTAGCCAAGTCTGTCCGTCATCCATGCTGCGATACACACCATTGAAGGTACCAGCATAGAGGGTCTGTGGAGTAGTTTGGGCCATGGCTAGCGTCGTGACTTCCTGTCCAGCAGGTAACCCTGCACTGGTGCATTGCCATGTGCCCCCACCATCCCGGCTGGTATAGATGCCGCCATCCGTAGCTGCATAGATCACGCTAGGGTTCTGCTCATTGAGCAATAGGGCGTTGATCTTGCCCCCACTTGGTCCCCTTGTTTGTTTCCAGATGGCTATACTGGGGGGCTGTTTCTCTGGTGCGTATAAAGAAATGGAGAGCCTGATGAGCAGGATAACCAGGGCAATGGCCAGCAACGTCCCGATGACCTTACGCAGCGCTTGTCGATCGCTCATGCCTCTATCCTTTGCACGTAAAGCGCATTCTCGCCCAGGGTTTCCTTGAGCAGCATCTCCAGTTCCGGCACAAAATTCGTGGTCACATTCGGGAATTCCAACTGTACGCGTCCCTGCTCACTGATGATGTTGAAGCGAAAATGGTCTTGGCCAGGGTGTTCTTCGAGGATCTTGTACACTTTTCTCAACAGTTGCACATCGTGGTCGCGATTGCCACTGCAGCGGAGGTTGATCTCAAGCAAATGCACCCGGGGCATTTCCTTGCTTTTGCCGGCGTTTGCCAGTGCGTAATCCTGCACTATGTCCCCAACAAGCTGGACCTTGCCGTCGCGTACATCTACCTTGCCCTCCACCACGAGCAATTGGCCTTCTACCAACAATTCTTTACATTGCTTGTGGGTCTTGGGGAAGAGCACCACATCTATGCTACCACTCAAGTCTTCCAATTCTACAAAGGCCATTTCTTCGCCCTTGCGCGTCATGGTCGAGCGAGCTCTGAGCACTCTCCCTGCAACCATTACTGTATGGCCTTTGAGCGATTCATCAATCTGATCAAGTGGCGTGTAATGCTTGTCTGAGCGAGTATCCCAGGAATCTTGCGCCAAGTGTTGCAGGGGGTGGTCTGACATATAGACTCCTAGGAGTTCTTTTTCCCAGGCGAGCATTTCTTTTTGCGCAATGGGCGGGACAAAAACTTGATCCGCCATCAAATCGGCGTCGCTCGAGGAACGCGCATAAAGGGCATCAAAAGCCAGTTGCCCAACGGCGCTGGCCTGGTGGTGCAGATGGCTCAACCCCAGCATACGGTCCATGATAGCCAGCAATCTAGGTCTTTCAGCCAAAGAATCTAAAGCTCCGACTTTAATGAGACTTTCTAGAGCACGCTTATTGATCTGCCGCAAATCTACACGCCGACAGAAATCGGCCACACTGGTGAAAGGACCATGCGCGGCGCGAGCCTGCAAGATGGTCAGCACCGGTCCTTCACCTACATTCTTGATAGCGCCCAAACCAAAGCGGATTGCCGCACGCCAAAGTACAGTGCGATCCTTTACCGGCTCCTTCGGGGCAGATAAATCTTCTATTGCAAAGTCAAGATCGCTGCGATTTATATCGGGGGGAAGCACCTGGATTCCGAGCCGGCGGCATTCTGCAACAAGGGCTGCGATCTTATCGGTATTATTGCGTTCGACTGAAAGCAGAGCAGTCATGTACTCAACAGGATAATGTGCCTTGAGATAAGCCGTCTGGCAAGTGATCACTGCGTAAGCTGCGCTGTGAGCCTTATTGAAACCATAGTTGGCAAAGTATTCAATAGCCGCAAAGATTTCTTCGGCTTTGTCTCTAGGCAAGCCACGCTCCATAGCACCCCGCACAAATTTATCCCGTTGCTCCTTGAGTTCTTTCTCCTTCTTCTTGCCCACAGCACGGCGCATTAGATCTGCTTCGGCGCTGCTGTAGCCAGCAATATCTGTCGCAATACGGATAATTTGCTCTTGATAAAGGATGATGCCGTACGTATCGCGCAGGATGGGCTCCAAACTGGGATGGATGTATTCGACTTTCTCTCGCCCATGTTTGCGGGCGACGTAACTATCTATGAACTGCATGGGGCCAGGTCGGTAGAGGGAGAGGAGCGCCACTACGTCCTCAAAATTGGAAGGTTGCAACTCCTGCAGCACCCGGCGCATTCCCGCACCTTCAACCTGGAACAGCCCAATGACGTTGCCTGTAGAGAGCAACTCATAGATAGCCGGATCATCCGTGGGGATATTGTCCAGACGCAAGGCAGTGCCGTGACGTGCATTGATCAATTCGACCGCGCGGCGCATAATCGTCAGGGTGGAGAGGCCAAGGAAGTCTATCTTCAATAGGCCGATGTCTTCGAGAGCTCCCATTGGATACTGGGTGATAATTTCTTTGCCCTTGGGAATGTGTTGCACAGGGACATATTCAGCCAACGGCTTGTCTGCAATGACCACGCCCGCGGCATGGGTGGAGACATGATGCGAAACTCCTTCGAGCTGACGGGCTTTGTCAATCAGGTTGCGTATGTAGTCATCCTGCTCGTACATGGCGCGCAACTCGGGGGAAGATTCCAGGGCATCCTGTATTTTGACCTTTTGGCCGGCAGGCACCAGTTTGGCCAGGCGAACTACCTCCCCTGGTGGAAGGCCCAATGCACGACCTACATGGTGGATGGCTGCGCGTGCTGCCATGGTGCCGAAAGTGATAATTTGCGCCACCTGGTCGCTGCCATATTTGCCGATAACGTACTCGATCATCTCGTTGCGGCGATCATCCGGAAAGTCCAAGTCAATATCTGGCATGTTGATCCGACCAGGGTTGAGGAAACGCTCAAAAATGAGGCCATGACGGAGTGGTTCCAAATTGGTCAAACCCAGCGAATAGGCCACGATGCTAGCAGCAGCCGAACCGCGTACGTTCCAAGGGATATCCCGGCTTCTGGCAAACCTTATCAGATCCCAAACGATCAAGAAATAGACGTCAAAGTTCATGTCATGGATGATTTTCAATTCGTGATCGAGCCGGGCACGCAATTCTGGGGTGATCAATGGATAGCGTTGCCGAAAACCTTCTTGGCAAAGGTGGGCGAGATAGGTATGGGCTGTATAACCCTGCGGTACCTCAAAAGGTGGCAAATGAAAGCCTTCATTCTTGAGCTCGAATGCACACTCCGCTACGATGCGGCTGGTGTTGGCCAGAGCTTCGGGCACGTCGGCGAACAGGTCAGCCATTTCCTGCTCACTTCTCAAGTAGAAATCGTCGCTGCCCATGCGCAGGCGATCAGGGTCATCCATCGTTGTACCGGTCTGAATGCACAGCAATACCTCATGGGCAGCGGCGTCATCTTGGCGTATGTAGTGGACATCATTTGTAGCAACACAATCAACTCCGAGCTCACGGCCAAGCGCCAACAATGCCCGGTTTGTCGCCTCCATCTCCGGCATGGCGACATGGCGTTGCAATTCGAGATAAAAGTTTTGCGGGCCAAAGGTGTTTTGATACCAACGTATGGCCTCCCGTGCTGCATCTATTTGGCCTTCCTGGATCAGCCTGGGGATTTCGCCTGATCCGCAAGCAGACAGAGCAATCAGTCCAGCGCTGTGTCGCTGTAAAAGCTCTTTGTCGACGCGAGGTTTGTAGTAAAAACCTTCTAGGTGGGCTTTGGTCGTCAACTGGATTAGGTTCTTGTAGCCCGTTTCATTCTTGACCAGGAGAATGAGGTGAAATGTCTGGGCCTCTGTACGCGGAGTGTGCTTGAACCTGCTCTTTGGCGCCAGGTATACTTCGCAGCCAATGATTGGTTTGATGCCGGCCTGCTGTGCCTCCTGATAGAATTCCATGACACCATACATTGCACCGTGATCCGTGATCGCCAGCGCTTCCATGCCTAGTTCTTTGGCATACGCAACGAGGTCCTTGATCTTGCACATGCCATCGAGCAGGGAGTATTCTGTGTGCACGTGCAGGTGAGTAAATCCTGACATATCTCAGTCCTTTACCCTTTTGCAAACAATGATTATTGGAGCGTTACCAATAATCTGCCTAACCCACACTACCTAATACTTTCACATGTTTGCCAAACCCGCACCCACTGCAAGCAACGCCTGTACTTCTTGACGATTCCGAGCCTCAGCGTAAATGCGTAAGAGGGGTTCGGTCCCAGAGGGACGGATCAAGAGCCAGCTATCATCATCCAGAAGGTATTTTACTCCATCGCTGTTGTTTACTTGTACTACTTTGTGGTGCAAAATTCTCTCTGGAGCTTCTGCGGTTAGCCTCTGCGTTAGTTCCCTTTTATCGAAAGTTTGTGTGTGTACATCATTGCGTCCATAGTAAAAATGGCCGAATTCATCCATCAATTCTGCGATGACCTGATGCAAAGGCTTGTGCTGATATGCAAGCAATTCGGTCAGCAGTAAACCCATCAGAATACCATCGCCGTCCAGAACGTGCCCTTTGATGGTCATGCCCCCGCTCTCTTCGCCGCCCATCAACACATCTTCTTTGAGCATCAGAGCGCAAATGTGGTTGAAGCCAACAGGGGTTTCGTACAAGGGCAGACCATAGTGCTGAGAGAGTTTGTTGAGCAATTGCGTGGTCGAGACAGTTTTGACCACTGCTCCTCGCCCGTGCTTTTCCTCCACAAGATGGCGCAGTATCAGGGAGAAGATGCGATGGGGGTCAACGAAATGGCCCTGCGCGTCCACAGCGCCAATGCGATCGGCATCGCCATCGGTGGCTAACCCAAGATCGTATTGCCCGCTGCGCATGGTGATAACTAGATCGTTCAGGTTTCTCTCAATAGGTTCGGGATGGATACCGCCAAAGCCAGGGTTCATCACACCATGGAGCTCTGTTACTTCACAGCCGGCTTCGCGCAGAAAAGAAGCGATGTAGCCTCGTCCTGCGCCGTACATTGGATCCACCACCACGCGTAGGCGCGATGCGGAGATCGCTTGGAAGTCAACGAGTGTACGCAGGTGGGCCAGATAAGGTGGCATCGGATCAAAACGCAAAATGCCTGGATAATCTGTGTCGGAATTGGCGATAGCCCACTTCGTTGTCGTAGGCACCCGACCATCGGCTAGGTTTCGTTCGAGTATTTCTTCTATCCTACGCGTTTCATCGGGCAGAGCTGGGCCAGTATGCTGTGCTTTGAACTTGATCCCGTTATAGCGTGGTGGATTGTGGCTAGCGGTGATCATCACACCACCCAATGCCCCTAGATGCCGGATGGCATAAGCCAGTGCGGGTGTGGGACAATCCGATTTGCTCAGGTAAACGGTCAGTCCTGCATCAGCAAGGACCCGCGCTACTTCACGTGCGTAGCGGTCGGAGAGGAATCGGGTATCAAAACCTATTACCAAAGGGGCTCGCGAATCCTCTCTTGTCTCCAATACATAGTCGGCGATGGCCAGTGCTACATGGCGCACGTTTTCAAATGTGAACTCATCGCTGATTACCGCTCGCCAGCCATCGGTCCCGAAGCGAATGGGCATGTTGTAACCTCCAGGAAAGTCATCTTCTAGGCAGGAAAAGTATACTCGCGTCCACACACAGGGCAAAAGAGATATCTCGTTTTGCCCTGTTGTTCTGTACTGCTTGCTTGCACAAGCCTATGGCCGCATTGACAGACAAAACCAACAAGCCGGGCTGGGTTGCCCACGACCAAGCCATGTGCCACGACATCTGCAGTTACGACTGCGCCGGCTCCCACCATGGCAAAACGGCCAATGGTGACTCCGGGGAGGATGATCACTCCAGCCCCAATGGAAGCGCCGTGCTGGATAAGGATCTTGCCTACCTCCCAGTCTGCATCGCGTTTTAATTGTCCCTCCGGAGTGATGGCTCGTGGAAACTTGTCATTAGTCAAGCAGGCATGCGGGCCAATGAAAACACCATCCTCAATTGTCACTCCATGGTAAATAGATGCACCGTTTTGTATCTTGACCCGGTCGCCAATTACCACATCGAAGTCTATGTAAACACCCTTACCAATGATACAAGACCGTCCAATCCGAGCGCCTTCTCTAACTTGAGCCTGGTGCCAGATTTTTGTGCCCTCGCCGATTTGAGCCTGAGGTGAAACCTCAGCTGTTGGATGAATCTGCACGCCTGTCATCGACACCGTACCTCCGCAAAAGTCACGAATTTGGGATACGCGCTCGTGCGCTAGATATCACTTGGCACTAACCCGGTCATACACGTCCATGATCCGTTGGCCAGCCTCGAGCCAGGTATAACGTTCAATAGCACGCTGGCGCAGGTGTTGTCCCAGCATCTTGGATCGTTCCCGGTCTGCAAGCAAATCTTCCAAGGCTTCGGCCAGAGAAGTAGCATCGCCTGGACAGGCATAAGTGCCTAGGCTATCCAAATACTCCCGGCTGACGGGCACGTCGAAGGACACAACAGGCAGGCCCATCGCCATATAATTCAGCAATTTGCCACTGCCTTCTGTGCTCGAAATCTTAGGAGCTACTGCTACATCGCCTACGGATAGGAAGCTTGGGGCTTGTTCGTAGGGAATTTTGCCGGTGAACGTAACGTGGTCCTCCAGCCCAAGTTGCTGCGCTTGCGCACGATAAATATCCACGGACGGGAAACCCATGATTAAGAAATGCACATTGGGCCGGCGGGGAATCAATTTAGACGCTGCTTGCAAAAGCAAGCCTGTGCCTTGCCACTCGGCCAGCAATCCCAAGTAAACCACAACCTGTCGCTCGTGTGGAATGCCCAAGCTGGTTTTTAGCGCGTGTAATGCCTCTCTGGATTGGCTAGGCGAGAAGAAATCAGTATTGACGCAATCTGGAATAGCAATAATCTTGTCTGCCGGACAGTGGAAGTCATTCATCAGCAGACTCGCCGCATGGCATGAACTAGTGATGATGGCGGAAGGCAGTTTCACGATCTGTTCCTCCAACCAACGGGCCGGACGATAGAATGGCCCCTTTGGATTCAAGAAACGATGGTCTATCATTTCACTGGTCATGCTTCCCTGGAAATCAAAGACAAGTGGCACGCCCAACAGCTTGCTCAATGGGTAGCCAATTAGGGCACCTTCGTGCAAGTGCCCGTGAATGACGTCGGGTTTGATCTGCAGAGCTACGGAAAGCGCTGTCCACCCTAGCAAGACATCAAAGCCAATCTTATGCCTTGAAGATCCAACCTCATAGTTTGTGCGCCATGGAATAGGCATGGTGCGGCGAATGTCCAGACCAGCAACATCGCGCCCATTGTGGTACGTACAAATGGTTACCTGATTGCCCATTTGCCGTAGAACGAGGGCTTCTTCTCGGATGCGCACATGGCAGCCATAGTCCGCAAAGAAGGAAGTGGGTGCGATCATCAGCACTTTGTATGTTTTCCGCGTCATGCTTTGCTCTTCACAATATATGGGTTTCTATTTTGGGGGCTTGAAGGCCCCGCCGAATATCGTGCGCGCCATACTAAAATCATCGTAATCGGTTGGTTCGCCCTCTTCTCCCTTGCGTGTCCAACCTGCATGAGCCTCTAGGGCACTCGCAAAAGATTTCTGAAGCGCTGTATCATCTTTATTAGCGACAAGATCACGAAGGACAGAGAGTTGTGGAAGGATCACATCGAGCCAGCGGGCAAGGTTAACCGCGTTCAATGTGCATAGCTCGGCCAGCCCTTCTGCATCGCCAGCCAGCAATCGTGTGACGCTGGCGAAATCTATACCGGATAACTGTCTCATTTCCCTGTGGGCTGGGCTCTGGCCGGCAGTGGTCTGCAAAGCAAGCGCCATAAGAAGGGGCAATTGCTCCACTGCAGCAATCAAACCATCGTGTTCGGCAGCATCCATGTAATATGGTCTGGCTCCTACAGCCTCAGCCAGGTCCGAAACTTTCTGCAAGGCTTCTGGAGGCGTGCTCGTGCTAGGCGTCAGGCAATAGACACTGCCGGTAAACAAATCGGCGGTAGGTACTGTGGGTTCGGAATCCCTTTTATTAATGATAGGGTGTCCGCCAACGAAATGAACGGTGCTGGGCAAGGATTCGCGCGCCCAATCCAGCACGGGCACTTTGAGGCTGGCCGTATCGGTGATGACACAGCCTGGTTTGACGTCCTGTGCAATGGCTGCCAAAGTGCTTTTGACATCGGCCAATGGCGTGCTGATGATGATCAAGTCCGCTCCTTCGCAAGCATTGATCAAATTCCACTCGGTGCGATCCACGCAGCCGCTCTTATAAGCACGCCTGGCTGCGTCGCTGTCTTTGTCGTGGCCAATGATTTCTAGGTCAGCACCGGTCCCCTTAAGGGCTAGCCCTAGGGAGCTACCAACCAGTCCTAATCCAACAAGTGTTGTTCTAAAGGACATCATGTTCTCCTCTCATCATTACAGGGCACGAGGCTTCTGCCTCGATGCCTTATCGCGAATCTGACTAGTTTGTTTCATCTGCTGCTATCAAAGCTGCGAGCAAAGCCTGTCCACCAGCGTCCAGGTCGCTTTTACCTGGTGGTGTGTGATGCCAGTGAATCAAAGCTACCGCCAGCGGATGTGTTCCTGCTTGTGCTGCCATCTCTGCGCCGCGCTGTGCGTGGTGCAGTTGCGCAAAAAAAGGATAGCACCAACTGCTTGGGTCGTCCACTGCAAGGCGGTGTAGCAATGCGGGGTATATGGCTTGCAGCAAGACGGCTGCGACCCGATGCCAGAGTTTGATGCGTCCTCCTACCTTCCCTACATCGTGAAGCAGTGCCGCTTGTGCCAACTCAGCTCCAGTATAGCCTGCCCTCTGCAGTGTATACAACACGGACAGGGCATGCCTTTGTTCCGAAGCGGACATGCTCCGAAAGAGTGCCATTTGTGTTTCGTTCAGGTACGTGCTCGGTTCAGTTGCTGCCACGGGCGCCTGGAACAAGCCCAGAGCAGCCCAAAACTGTTGGATACGGTAGCCTAGGCGCAAGATCACACACCCAATATGAGCCTGGCAAAGAACATCACCAGCGGGTCCATAAAACGCCATAGAAGATTCAGTCCCAGGAATTGACTGGACAGGATCAATAGAAGCAGGAGAAAAGGGCCCTGCTGTTCCAGAACCGTTAAGCTTCGAGATAGCCGATAGCTTGTTGGTCCGCGTATGCTGGCCAAAATGCCTTGCAGGACACCGTATCCATCCAACGGCGGCAAGGGAATCAGGTTAAAGATCGCCAAACCAATGTTGATGAACATCACATTCACGAGTAGGAAAGGCAATGCGCCTGGCAATGGCAGACGCAAACGGAGCGGCAGGGCAATAAGCGTGGCAGTGAGCAAGTTGGCAAAGGGGCCAGCAAAGGACACGATGCCCATGCCAACGCGCGGCCCATAGCGCAGGTTGCGTGGGTTTACTGGCACTGGTTTGCCCCAGCCAATGCCACGACCAGAGAATGCGGCAAGCAACATCATCATAGTACCCAATGGGTCTAGGTGTACCAGCGGATTGAGCGATATTCGTCCCATATATCGGGCTGTCGGATCGCCCAGACGGTCGGCAACCCAGGCATGAAAACATTCATGCACATCAAGCGCGAGCAAGATTCCCAAGGCTCCCGCGATTAGACTGCGAGTATCCACGATGTTTTCTTTCCACCTTTCTGTGTCGAGTCGAATCAAATAATATAACGTAAAAGGCCATCGGGCTTGCGCTACAGGCCTTTTGCCTCGCACCTAAGAATGGG
Protein-coding regions in this window:
- a CDS encoding glycosyltransferase family 4 protein — protein: MTRKTYKVLMIAPTSFFADYGCHVRIREEALVLRQMGNQVTICTYHNGRDVAGLDIRRTMPIPWRTNYEVGSSRHKIGFDVLLGWTALSVALQIKPDVIHGHLHEGALIGYPLSKLLGVPLVFDFQGSMTSEMIDHRFLNPKGPFYRPARWLEEQIVKLPSAIITSSCHAASLLMNDFHCPADKIIAIPDCVNTDFFSPSQSREALHALKTSLGIPHERQVVVYLGLLAEWQGTGLLLQAASKLIPRRPNVHFLIMGFPSVDIYRAQAQQLGLEDHVTFTGKIPYEQAPSFLSVGDVAVAPKISSTEGSGKLLNYMAMGLPVVSFDVPVSREYLDSLGTYACPGDATSLAEALEDLLADRERSKMLGQHLRQRAIERYTWLEAGQRIMDVYDRVSAK
- a CDS encoding phosphoglucomutase/phosphomannomutase family protein, encoding MPIRFGTDGWRAVISDEFTFENVRHVALAIADYVLETREDSRAPLVIGFDTRFLSDRYAREVARVLADAGLTVYLSKSDCPTPALAYAIRHLGALGGVMITASHNPPRYNGIKFKAQHTGPALPDETRRIEEILERNLADGRVPTTTKWAIANSDTDYPGILRFDPMPPYLAHLRTLVDFQAISASRLRVVVDPMYGAGRGYIASFLREAGCEVTELHGVMNPGFGGIHPEPIERNLNDLVITMRSGQYDLGLATDGDADRIGAVDAQGHFVDPHRIFSLILRHLVEEKHGRGAVVKTVSTTQLLNKLSQHYGLPLYETPVGFNHICALMLKEDVLMGGEESGGMTIKGHVLDGDGILMGLLLTELLAYQHKPLHQVIAELMDEFGHFYYGRNDVHTQTFDKRELTQRLTAEAPERILHHKVVQVNNSDGVKYLLDDDSWLLIRPSGTEPLLRIYAEARNRQEVQALLAVGAGLANM
- a CDS encoding DNA polymerase III subunit alpha, with translation MSGFTHLHVHTEYSLLDGMCKIKDLVAYAKELGMEALAITDHGAMYGVMEFYQEAQQAGIKPIIGCEVYLAPKSRFKHTPRTEAQTFHLILLVKNETGYKNLIQLTTKAHLEGFYYKPRVDKELLQRHSAGLIALSACGSGEIPRLIQEGQIDAAREAIRWYQNTFGPQNFYLELQRHVAMPEMEATNRALLALGRELGVDCVATNDVHYIRQDDAAAHEVLLCIQTGTTMDDPDRLRMGSDDFYLRSEQEMADLFADVPEALANTSRIVAECAFELKNEGFHLPPFEVPQGYTAHTYLAHLCQEGFRQRYPLITPELRARLDHELKIIHDMNFDVYFLIVWDLIRFARSRDIPWNVRGSAAASIVAYSLGLTNLEPLRHGLIFERFLNPGRINMPDIDLDFPDDRRNEMIEYVIGKYGSDQVAQIITFGTMAARAAIHHVGRALGLPPGEVVRLAKLVPAGQKVKIQDALESSPELRAMYEQDDYIRNLIDKARQLEGVSHHVSTHAAGVVIADKPLAEYVPVQHIPKGKEIITQYPMGALEDIGLLKIDFLGLSTLTIMRRAVELINARHGTALRLDNIPTDDPAIYELLSTGNVIGLFQVEGAGMRRVLQELQPSNFEDVVALLSLYRPGPMQFIDSYVARKHGREKVEYIHPSLEPILRDTYGIILYQEQIIRIATDIAGYSSAEADLMRRAVGKKKEKELKEQRDKFVRGAMERGLPRDKAEEIFAAIEYFANYGFNKAHSAAYAVITCQTAYLKAHYPVEYMTALLSVERNNTDKIAALVAECRRLGIQVLPPDINRSDLDFAIEDLSAPKEPVKDRTVLWRAAIRFGLGAIKNVGEGPVLTILQARAAHGPFTSVADFCRRVDLRQINKRALESLIKVGALDSLAERPRLLAIMDRMLGLSHLHHQASAVGQLAFDALYARSSSDADLMADQVFVPPIAQKEMLAWEKELLGVYMSDHPLQHLAQDSWDTRSDKHYTPLDQIDESLKGHTVMVAGRVLRARSTMTRKGEEMAFVELEDLSGSIDVVLFPKTHKQCKELLVEGQLLVVEGKVDVRDGKVQLVGDIVQDYALANAGKSKEMPRVHLLEINLRCSGNRDHDVQLLRKVYKILEEHPGQDHFRFNIISEQGRVQLEFPNVTTNFVPELEMLLKETLGENALYVQRIEA
- a CDS encoding N-acetyltransferase, whose product is MTGVQIHPTAEVSPQAQIGEGTKIWHQAQVREGARIGRSCIIGKGVYIDFDVVIGDRVKIQNGASIYHGVTIEDGVFIGPHACLTNDKFPRAITPEGQLKRDADWEVGKILIQHGASIGAGVIILPGVTIGRFAMVGAGAVVTADVVAHGLVVGNPARLVGFVCQCGHRLVQASSTEQQGKTRYLFCPVCGREYTFPA
- a CDS encoding TniB family NTP-binding protein translates to MSDRQALRKVIGTLLAIALVILLIRLSISLYAPEKQPPSIAIWKQTRGPSGGKINALLLNEQNPSVIYAATDGGIYTSRDGGGTWQCTSAGLPAGQEVTTLAMAQTTPQTLYAGTFNGVYRSMDDGQTWLPATSGLTHSPVFSLVVDPQDSSIIYAGTEKQVFKSLDAGNTWSASSEGLPEETIWALAIDRTSPNILYVGTDSGVFKSTDQGIHWQRASADMPDNLRVQTLVIDPVVSSILYAATESGVYRSNNGAATWQAATGGIGEMIVHSLVIDPNNPRTLYAAVGMQGVWRSINSGESWEPVTGNINELVLALAIHPLHSQVLYAGTGRGVYYTGTGGQHWEPRNEGLISTNVLSLVAVPERPGHFYALTGLDVFKTTDDGNTWVSVTRGLARPNVLALAVDPDFPDTLYAGTWYSEIYRSADGGQTWWLVNGGLARDAPISALVVHRPAKLHGNQSSGVLYAGTNGAGVFYSEDGGIHWTNANNGLENLYVQTLALAPTEGGTLYAGTGKGLYRLKLTSTSEPSSSRWEVIHNRLAQDEVHSIVVDERSPNVIYVATATGIGEVYCSIDGGNTWTAIGRGSLPTNIKIQALALNPYRGKPRILYASTDGGIFRSDDGGFNWCAINEGLPARANVLALLVDAKRSYLYASIKNNGIYSSVDKGLSPAIWRLVVAGMMGTAALALILLTVQWHIQSSRQAQDQLFERNWPLWREEIERVLRDKNVVNMEALTHVPGIFKLRAMQQYMQEHGDDNLVLRLNPPVLEPTNAMQVGNFLRNWRAAQKRTKSAIAFKPMVSRITDQLCQLLGFTLLETRSYKDFHAYVIKAPALRLKMPPMFPIIFLQKPSLTEQDIHDLHDLLGILNISSYLALLVLPDSGTGQELTTTKALFKKLTRGTAHDFIVMDFDDLYRIFVAKNPEKRFIRILLAQIDLTVVSPYVISGPVPENMFFGRDYELKTITRMIKDNNFAIVGGRKIGKTSILNKLHRSFTDAPDTYSLYLDCQAVQDYQDLGNIVETLWQVVLPDCSPEALMRMIVRMKREQEDRLIVILMDEVDALLQHDALNQERLFKVFRALAQEHQCRFILCGGKVLHARLHDPNSALFNFCNVLRLSNLSPRDTGRIVMEPMQEMGIGFEDASKLVQAVINLSACHPNLVQYICQELIVRINARGDRFITLSELEAIGNSRQFNEYLIEVMWGNTTALERLITLLIMVDTPHATCAEIEAALHARGVQVPSAAVEQALDTLVLYSILNREGPEYCFTAPAFPSIVAATQDMDSLVERTIQYLSAEAIAT